A window of the Corynebacterium minutissimum genome harbors these coding sequences:
- a CDS encoding AI-2E family transporter: protein MSSDQSTPQHSSPELAAAEAALGGRFDDSVDAATLDDVSPHPPGNQVDRSVVVGEVIKSASLWALRLFIIGLFLYASFRMLGNFWRGILPVLIALIICTVLAPVASALRRKGLPSALAAAITILVSFTAVGSLFVFIAPDFARQSQTLYLQTVEGIQRLQLWAQGPPLNLDPDEIGVYIDEVALWLQRQAGSIAGSVFTGIGTATSIVVTLFIIVVLTFFFLKDGHNFLPWLRDATGRRTGWHLTELLTRVWTTLGGFVRAQAVVSAVDAVFIGLGLALIGVPLAMALAIITFIAGFIPFVGAIVAGALSVTIALVSLGFTKALLVLGLVLLVQQLEGNVLSPWLQSKAMNLHPVIVLISVTVGSALFGLVGGFLAVPAAATIAVVYRYFQDMMMLQSGERTAGDLQFSTVAGFLIGRYTQEQGDRKREKWLSIPDHVAPEGAADDVATDGTSPLDRKVDVDADLSDRESGARAGIKRAIGALEQMLQSKDKD from the coding sequence GTGAGTTCCGATCAGTCAACCCCTCAGCACTCCTCCCCCGAGCTCGCCGCTGCGGAGGCAGCGCTCGGCGGGCGCTTCGACGACTCTGTCGACGCCGCCACGCTGGACGACGTCTCCCCACATCCCCCAGGCAACCAAGTGGACCGCTCAGTGGTGGTCGGTGAGGTCATCAAGTCTGCCTCACTGTGGGCGCTGCGACTGTTTATCATCGGGCTTTTCCTTTATGCCTCCTTCCGGATGCTGGGTAATTTTTGGCGCGGCATCTTGCCCGTGCTCATCGCGCTGATCATTTGTACCGTGCTGGCTCCCGTGGCGAGCGCTCTTCGGCGAAAAGGTTTGCCCTCAGCACTGGCGGCAGCGATCACGATTTTGGTGTCTTTTACTGCCGTTGGTTCACTTTTTGTGTTCATCGCGCCCGACTTCGCACGGCAATCCCAGACGCTGTACCTGCAGACGGTCGAAGGTATTCAACGCCTGCAGCTGTGGGCCCAGGGTCCGCCGCTCAACCTTGACCCGGATGAAATCGGTGTCTATATCGACGAAGTCGCCTTATGGCTGCAGCGCCAAGCCGGTTCCATCGCGGGTTCCGTGTTCACCGGTATCGGTACGGCAACGTCCATCGTGGTGACGTTGTTCATCATCGTGGTGCTTACCTTCTTCTTCCTCAAGGATGGCCACAACTTCCTCCCCTGGTTGCGTGATGCTACCGGCCGCCGTACTGGCTGGCACCTCACTGAATTGCTCACCCGTGTCTGGACAACGCTTGGCGGTTTCGTGCGCGCGCAGGCGGTGGTCTCCGCCGTTGATGCTGTCTTTATCGGTCTCGGGCTTGCGCTCATCGGTGTTCCTTTGGCCATGGCCCTAGCGATCATCACGTTTATTGCAGGGTTTATCCCGTTTGTCGGCGCGATTGTGGCCGGTGCGCTCTCCGTGACCATCGCGCTGGTGTCTTTGGGATTCACCAAGGCGCTTCTCGTGCTCGGCCTTGTCCTGTTGGTCCAGCAGCTCGAAGGAAATGTCCTCTCCCCGTGGTTACAGTCCAAGGCCATGAACCTGCACCCGGTTATCGTGCTCATTTCGGTCACCGTGGGTTCTGCTCTCTTCGGCCTCGTCGGAGGCTTCCTCGCTGTTCCGGCCGCGGCTACCATCGCGGTGGTCTACCGTTACTTCCAGGACATGATGATGCTCCAATCCGGCGAGCGCACTGCAGGAGACCTACAGTTCTCCACGGTGGCTGGATTCCTTATCGGGCGCTATACCCAAGAGCAAGGTGACCGCAAACGGGAGAAATGGCTGTCCATCCCTGACCATGTTGCGCCCGAGGGTGCTGCGGATGATGTAGCGACCGACGGCACCAGCCCGCTGGACCGCAAGGTCGATGTCGACGCGGACCTCAGCGATAGAGAAAGTGGCGCCCGCGCTGGAATCAAACGCGCTATTGGGGCGCTCGAACAGATGTTGCAGTCGAAGGATAAAGACTAG
- the phnC gene encoding phosphonate ABC transporter ATP-binding protein codes for MTEEKAWGIRFENVSVRYPNGTLALDDVSVDIAPGEFVAIVGLSGSGKSTFIRSINGLVKPTSGRIFVGPHEISAAKGSQLRKLRGRIGMIFQEFNLADRASVFANVLVGRFSHNPGWRTLLGISTSEDKAVIAEALESVGILDKAWNKAGALSGGQKQRVAIARALSQKPAIMLADEPVASLDPPTAHSVMKDLRRINTERDLTTLVNLHLVDLAQDYATRIIGIRHGKIVFDGPAQGSTVEDFEAIYGRRIREEDQLGSQGSAV; via the coding sequence ATGACGGAGGAGAAGGCGTGGGGCATTCGGTTCGAGAATGTCTCGGTGCGCTACCCCAACGGAACGCTGGCGCTTGACGACGTCTCCGTGGACATCGCCCCCGGTGAATTCGTCGCCATCGTCGGTCTCTCGGGTTCCGGTAAGTCCACGTTCATCCGCAGCATAAACGGGCTCGTTAAGCCGACGTCAGGAAGAATCTTCGTTGGCCCCCACGAGATCTCCGCCGCGAAAGGCTCCCAGCTGCGTAAGCTCCGTGGCCGCATCGGCATGATTTTCCAGGAGTTCAACCTGGCGGATCGCGCGAGTGTGTTCGCCAACGTGCTCGTTGGCCGCTTCTCCCACAACCCTGGCTGGCGCACGTTGCTGGGCATCTCCACGTCGGAGGACAAAGCGGTTATCGCCGAGGCGTTGGAATCCGTGGGCATCCTCGACAAAGCGTGGAACAAGGCCGGCGCCTTGTCTGGTGGCCAAAAGCAGCGCGTGGCCATTGCCCGCGCCCTCTCCCAGAAGCCGGCCATTATGTTGGCCGATGAACCCGTGGCGTCCCTCGACCCGCCTACCGCGCACTCCGTCATGAAGGATCTACGCCGCATCAATACCGAGCGTGACCTCACCACATTGGTGAACCTGCACCTTGTGGACTTGGCCCAGGACTACGCGACCCGCATCATCGGCATTCGCCACGGCAAGATCGTCTTCGATGGCCCCGCCCAGGGGTCCACCGTGGAGGATTTCGAGGCCATTTATGGCCGCCGGATCCGCGAGGAAGACCAGCTGGGGAGCCAAGGGAGCGCAGTATGA
- a CDS encoding MurR/RpiR family transcriptional regulator, with protein sequence MTDTAPPSAHITTRMPSLQPIEQRVAQAILEDMDFVLHATADQLAARVGTSRTSVIRTAKALGYDGYQHLRVALTQEIAQRPQPLPDADSTHVGRMSAEIASFSNYLRGLTALLDEQELASTVAALSSAKRVLVVGNGLSAPLAQTTALRLSSIGRPAEFVGEAMGQHIAATQLDSECVCLVISGSGATTLTLNAATAAEKTGATIIALTSFTSSPLAVLSAYTLVIPSPDGTFRAELADASRVAFLLILEALVTLVDSHLENVEARRTVLSVLQSAMEG encoded by the coding sequence ATGACTGATACTGCCCCGCCTTCCGCACACATCACTACGCGCATGCCTAGCTTGCAGCCCATCGAGCAGCGCGTGGCCCAAGCCATTTTGGAGGACATGGACTTTGTCCTCCACGCCACGGCGGATCAGCTCGCGGCTAGAGTCGGTACCTCCCGCACTTCAGTCATCCGCACAGCGAAAGCACTGGGCTACGACGGCTATCAGCACCTGCGTGTGGCTCTCACCCAGGAGATCGCTCAGCGGCCACAGCCGCTTCCCGACGCCGACTCCACCCACGTCGGCCGCATGTCCGCCGAAATCGCCTCTTTTAGCAATTATCTTCGGGGGCTGACTGCACTCCTCGATGAGCAAGAGCTGGCGTCCACGGTGGCAGCACTATCGAGCGCCAAGCGCGTCCTCGTCGTGGGTAACGGACTGTCGGCGCCTCTCGCGCAGACCACGGCGCTGCGGCTGAGCAGCATTGGGCGCCCAGCGGAGTTTGTGGGCGAGGCCATGGGCCAGCACATTGCGGCAACGCAACTCGATTCCGAGTGCGTGTGTCTTGTTATCTCCGGCTCTGGGGCTACCACGCTCACGCTCAACGCCGCCACCGCGGCTGAAAAGACGGGAGCGACCATCATCGCGCTAACCTCGTTTACCTCTTCGCCGCTGGCGGTGCTTTCCGCCTACACACTGGTTATTCCCTCCCCCGATGGAACCTTTCGTGCGGAACTCGCGGATGCCTCACGTGTCGCCTTTCTTCTTATCCTCGAGGCGCTCGTCACGCTCGTGGATTCACACCTCGAGAATGTCGAAGCTCGGCGCACCGTTCTCTCGGTACTGCAATCCGCGATGGAAGGCTAG
- the phnE gene encoding phosphonate ABC transporter, permease protein PhnE has translation MTAVLPPRQRNWPGILGGIAAFIALTIATCIPAWGGIDINLGHIARNWRNGADRLAQMFTPDWSILPRTWEPLLETLAMAVVGAAISAVIALPLSLWAARPTNPSTPWRTLVRGIVNVIRAVPDLVYATILVAMLGVGALPGIITLVLFDVGIVVKLVSEAIDSADDSYMEAGRAAGGTQNQINRVTALPQTWPAFASQVIYSLELNVRISAVLGLVGAGGIGLLIDEVRGFYRYDALSAIVLELLVVVIALEVVSVNLRKRLR, from the coding sequence ATGACAGCCGTGCTTCCTCCTCGTCAGCGCAACTGGCCCGGCATTCTCGGCGGGATCGCCGCGTTCATCGCGCTGACCATCGCCACGTGCATCCCCGCCTGGGGCGGAATTGACATCAACCTAGGCCACATCGCACGCAACTGGCGCAACGGTGCCGACAGGCTCGCGCAGATGTTCACCCCGGATTGGTCGATCCTTCCGCGCACGTGGGAGCCTCTGCTCGAAACCCTAGCCATGGCCGTGGTGGGTGCCGCCATCTCCGCGGTGATTGCCCTTCCGCTGTCGTTGTGGGCCGCGCGCCCGACGAATCCGTCGACGCCGTGGCGCACACTCGTGCGCGGTATCGTCAACGTTATCCGCGCGGTGCCCGATCTCGTGTACGCCACCATTCTCGTCGCCATGCTCGGCGTGGGTGCCCTCCCGGGCATTATTACGCTGGTGCTTTTCGACGTCGGCATCGTGGTCAAACTCGTCTCCGAAGCCATCGACTCCGCTGATGACTCCTACATGGAGGCCGGCCGCGCCGCTGGTGGTACGCAGAATCAGATCAATCGCGTGACTGCTCTCCCACAAACCTGGCCCGCCTTTGCCAGCCAGGTCATTTACTCTCTCGAACTCAACGTCCGTATCTCCGCGGTATTGGGACTCGTGGGCGCGGGTGGCATTGGCTTGCTCATCGATGAGGTCCGCGGCTTCTACCGCTACGATGCGCTTTCCGCCATCGTGCTGGAGCTGCTCGTCGTCGTCATCGCCCTCGAGGTCGTATCCGTCAACCTGCGAAAGAGGTTGCGATGA
- the ychF gene encoding redox-regulated ATPase YchF — MSLTLGIVGLPNVGKSTLFNALTRSDILAANYPFATIEPNVGLVELPDSRLNRLAEIFSSERILPATVSFVDIAGIVEGASKGEGMGNAFLANIREADAICQVVRAFADENVIHVDGEVNPARDISVINTELILADLQTIEKALPRLEKEAKKNKELTETVEETKKAQAILEDDRTLFAASKSNEIDLALLRELHLMTAKPFLYVFNSDEAVLTDDAKKEELRQLVAPAECVFLDAQTETELLELDEAEAMELLESVGQEEPGLATLAKAGFATLGLQTYLTAGPKEARAWTIKQGSAAPQAAGVIHTDFEKKFIKAEIVSFDDLDAAGSMTEARNAGKVRQEGKEYIMQDGDVCDFKIGG; from the coding sequence GTGAGTCTTACACTAGGAATCGTCGGCCTGCCCAACGTGGGCAAGTCCACGTTGTTTAATGCCCTGACCCGTTCTGACATTCTGGCTGCGAACTACCCGTTCGCCACCATCGAGCCGAATGTTGGCCTCGTTGAGCTTCCTGATTCCCGCCTGAACCGCCTCGCGGAGATCTTTAGCTCCGAGCGTATCCTTCCGGCCACCGTGTCTTTCGTGGATATCGCCGGCATCGTCGAAGGCGCGTCCAAGGGTGAAGGTATGGGTAATGCCTTCTTGGCCAACATCCGTGAGGCAGATGCCATTTGCCAGGTCGTACGTGCCTTCGCCGATGAAAACGTGATCCACGTTGATGGTGAAGTTAACCCGGCGCGTGACATTTCTGTCATCAATACCGAGCTCATCCTGGCGGACCTCCAGACCATTGAGAAGGCCTTGCCGCGTCTGGAGAAGGAGGCCAAGAAGAATAAGGAACTGACGGAGACTGTCGAGGAGACCAAGAAGGCGCAGGCCATCCTGGAGGATGACCGTACCCTCTTCGCTGCTTCCAAGAGCAATGAGATTGACCTAGCTCTGCTGCGCGAGCTGCACCTCATGACCGCGAAGCCTTTCCTCTATGTCTTCAACTCGGATGAGGCCGTGCTCACCGATGACGCCAAAAAGGAGGAGCTGCGCCAGCTCGTCGCCCCTGCGGAGTGCGTCTTCCTTGATGCCCAGACGGAGACCGAGCTTCTTGAGCTCGACGAGGCAGAGGCGATGGAGCTGCTGGAGTCTGTAGGCCAAGAGGAGCCTGGCTTGGCGACGTTAGCCAAGGCCGGTTTCGCGACCCTCGGCTTGCAGACCTACCTGACTGCCGGCCCGAAGGAAGCCCGCGCATGGACCATCAAGCAGGGTTCTGCCGCACCTCAAGCAGCTGGCGTCATCCACACCGACTTTGAGAAGAAGTTCATCAAGGCTGAAATCGTGTCCTTCGATGACCTTGATGCCGCTGGCTCTATGACTGAGGCCCGCAATGCCGGCAAGGTCCGCCAAGAGGGCAAGGAATACATCATGCAGGATGGCGACGTCTGCGACTTCAAGATTGGTGGTTAG
- the phnE gene encoding phosphonate ABC transporter, permease protein PhnE, producing the protein MSTALPATAPSALPSRSRSWGVGAAWAGILVILALSFGYIDVNLSALKELPANIWHYLVLMFSNPDWSKLGEALLQTWRSVAMAWIGALLGVVLSTILGILAANTVSPGWVCLPLRALFAIIRAVPEIIIAIIILTVTGLTPFTGALALAIGGIGTHAKWTYEAIETAPTGPAEAVNASGGTLAEMVRWGTWPIVQPELASLALYRFEINVRTSAVLGLIGVGGIGDMLTGYTQYRQWDVVGVLLIVVIVITMSIDAISGAIRRRIVAAKYT; encoded by the coding sequence ATGAGCACTGCACTTCCAGCAACTGCACCATCCGCGCTGCCTTCACGTTCCCGCAGCTGGGGTGTCGGGGCTGCGTGGGCCGGAATTTTGGTCATCCTTGCGCTGTCTTTCGGCTATATCGATGTCAACTTGTCCGCGCTCAAAGAGCTCCCCGCCAACATCTGGCACTACCTCGTGCTCATGTTCTCTAACCCGGACTGGTCTAAGCTTGGTGAAGCACTCCTCCAGACGTGGCGCTCCGTGGCCATGGCGTGGATCGGCGCGCTTCTTGGCGTAGTGCTTTCTACGATCCTCGGCATCCTCGCCGCGAACACTGTCTCCCCGGGCTGGGTATGCCTGCCGCTGCGCGCACTCTTCGCCATCATCCGCGCGGTCCCGGAGATCATCATCGCCATCATCATCCTGACAGTCACTGGACTCACTCCTTTTACTGGTGCGCTCGCCTTGGCGATCGGCGGCATTGGTACACATGCCAAGTGGACCTATGAGGCCATCGAAACCGCGCCGACCGGCCCGGCTGAGGCCGTCAATGCCTCTGGCGGCACCCTCGCAGAAATGGTGCGTTGGGGAACGTGGCCAATCGTCCAGCCTGAATTAGCATCCCTGGCGCTCTATCGCTTTGAGATCAACGTACGTACGTCCGCCGTCCTCGGCCTCATTGGAGTGGGTGGTATCGGCGACATGCTCACCGGCTATACGCAGTACCGACAGTGGGACGTCGTGGGCGTGCTGCTTATAGTCGTCATTGTCATCACCATGTCCATCGACGCCATCTCCGGTGCCATTCGCCGCCGGATCGTGGCGGCCAAATACACCTAA
- a CDS encoding DNA recombination protein RmuC, producing the protein MSAAHAMMSGMTSTLPVLLLFLGLIIGAVLGWLARAYSTQSSQPSEEHRALQESQRRQAELAPLEKAMDRLGLQLQEIEEDRASSFAALSSQVQAVTRTSTRLSDRTDKLVGALRSPNVRGRWGEMQLERVVELGGMRKHVDFDSQVTAYINGAAVRPDLVIHLAGGRSIVVDAKVPLSAYLDAIESEDPEDRAGFLRRHAHLMRAHVQALSGKDYIEAFSPHPQFVVLFVPADAFVDAALAVDTELLEFAFEHNIVIATPSTLFALLRTVAVSWQHEEISDKAREVQRLGRELYTRLNTLNEHYDKVGRGLERAVEAYNASLASLDSRVGVTARRLKEMDIPARVDRQPREPRSVESWPRRAHND; encoded by the coding sequence ATGTCCGCGGCGCATGCCATGATGTCAGGCATGACGTCCACTCTTCCCGTGCTGCTCCTTTTCCTTGGCCTCATCATTGGTGCTGTTCTGGGCTGGCTGGCCCGCGCCTACTCCACGCAGTCCTCCCAGCCCTCTGAAGAGCACCGCGCCCTGCAGGAATCACAGCGCCGCCAAGCGGAACTCGCACCGCTGGAGAAGGCCATGGACCGACTCGGGCTGCAGCTCCAAGAGATTGAAGAAGACCGTGCCAGCTCGTTTGCAGCACTCAGCAGCCAGGTCCAGGCAGTTACTCGCACCTCTACGCGCTTGTCGGACCGCACCGACAAACTCGTTGGCGCGTTGCGCTCGCCGAATGTTCGCGGACGTTGGGGAGAGATGCAGCTGGAGCGCGTCGTCGAGCTCGGCGGCATGCGCAAACACGTGGACTTTGATTCCCAGGTCACCGCCTATATCAACGGCGCAGCTGTGCGCCCCGACCTGGTTATTCACCTGGCCGGCGGTCGGAGCATCGTCGTCGATGCCAAAGTTCCGCTCAGTGCCTACCTCGACGCCATAGAAAGCGAAGACCCTGAGGATCGCGCTGGCTTCCTTCGGCGCCATGCCCACCTCATGCGCGCGCACGTCCAGGCACTGTCGGGCAAAGACTACATTGAGGCCTTTTCTCCTCATCCGCAGTTCGTCGTCCTTTTCGTCCCCGCGGACGCGTTCGTGGATGCGGCGTTGGCAGTTGATACCGAATTGCTCGAGTTCGCCTTCGAGCACAACATCGTCATCGCTACGCCGAGCACGCTTTTTGCGCTGTTGCGTACCGTGGCGGTGAGCTGGCAGCACGAAGAGATCTCCGACAAAGCTCGAGAGGTCCAACGTTTGGGGCGCGAGCTGTATACACGGCTCAATACGCTCAACGAACACTATGACAAGGTGGGACGTGGCCTGGAACGCGCCGTCGAAGCCTATAACGCTAGTCTGGCCAGCCTGGATTCCCGCGTCGGTGTCACCGCCCGCCGGCTCAAGGAGATGGACATCCCCGCCCGCGTAGATCGCCAGCCCCGAGAACCGCGCAGCGTCGAGTCATGGCCGCGGCGCGCCCACAATGACTAA